A single Dermacentor albipictus isolate Rhodes 1998 colony chromosome 3, USDA_Dalb.pri_finalv2, whole genome shotgun sequence DNA region contains:
- the LOC135901325 gene encoding peroxisomal trans-2-enoyl-CoA reductase-like isoform X1, with protein sequence MATSGVLRVRSIFRPNLFRGKVAIVTGGATGIGKAVAEELLYLGCSVMIASRNEDNLKNAVTDFQGRILPEKEKDRATFVPCNIRKEDQVKALFRHTLDKHGRLDFLVNNGGGQFLSTADSISLKGWNAVVETNLTGTFLMCREAYQHWMEEHGGAIVNIVMENSRGFPLAAHSGAARAGVENLTRSLSIEWAASGVRVNAVMPGTIYSESAAKNYQGDLFKLIRPRLPAKRPGTPQEVSSAVCFLLSPGATYVSGATLNVDAAGQFYPAVTLEIPEHDRWPRHDSCSGDETKVPPEQ encoded by the exons ATGGCAACTAGCGGTGTCCTTAGAGTTAGGAGCATTTTCAGGCCGAATCTTTTCAGAGGAAAAGTGGCTATCGTCACCGGCGGAGCAACGGGAATCGGAAAAGCTGTTGCAGAGGAGCTTCTTTACTTAG GATGTTCAGTGATGATTGCGTCGAGGAACGAAGATAACCTGAAGAACGCAGTCACCGATTTTCAAGGAAGGATACTaccggagaaagaaaaagatcgtGCAACGTTTGTGCCCTGCAATATCCGAAAGGAGGACCAA GTGAAAGCGCTTTTTCGGCACACGCTGGATAAACATGGCCGCCTTGACTTTCTTGTCAACAACGGTGGAGGCCAGTTCTTGTCGACAGCAGACAGTATTTCACTCAAGGGCTGGAATGCAGTAGTCGAGACTAACCTAACTGGAACATTTCTCATGTGCAGGGAGG CTTACCAGCATTGGATGGAGGAGCACGGTGGAGCCATTGTGAACATAGTAATGGAAAACTCTCGCGGATTTCCGTTGGCAGC GCACTCGGGAGCAGCCAGAGCTGGTGTGGAGAACCTAACCCGTTCATTGTCAATTGAATGGGCTGCAAGTGGAGTCAGAGTGAATGCAGTTATGCCG GGTACTATTTATTCAGAGTCTGCCGCCAAGAATTACCAGGGTGACTTGTTCAAACTAATAAGGCCGAGACTTCCTGCCAAACGACCTGGTACCCCTCAAGAG GTATCGTCAGCAGTTTGCTTTCTGCTGTCACCAGGAGCAACCTACGTGTCTGGAGCTACACTAAATGTGGATGCAGCTGGCCAGTTTTATCCGGCTGTCACACTAGAAATACCAG AGCATGACCGATGGCCCAGGCACGACAGCTGTTCTGGGGATGAGACAAAAGTGCCACCAGAGCAGTAG
- the LOC135901325 gene encoding peroxisomal trans-2-enoyl-CoA reductase-like isoform X2, translating to MIASRNEDNLKNAVTDFQGRILPEKEKDRATFVPCNIRKEDQVKALFRHTLDKHGRLDFLVNNGGGQFLSTADSISLKGWNAVVETNLTGTFLMCREAYQHWMEEHGGAIVNIVMENSRGFPLAAHSGAARAGVENLTRSLSIEWAASGVRVNAVMPGTIYSESAAKNYQGDLFKLIRPRLPAKRPGTPQEVSSAVCFLLSPGATYVSGATLNVDAAGQFYPAVTLEIPEHDRWPRHDSCSGDETKVPPEQ from the exons ATGATTGCGTCGAGGAACGAAGATAACCTGAAGAACGCAGTCACCGATTTTCAAGGAAGGATACTaccggagaaagaaaaagatcgtGCAACGTTTGTGCCCTGCAATATCCGAAAGGAGGACCAA GTGAAAGCGCTTTTTCGGCACACGCTGGATAAACATGGCCGCCTTGACTTTCTTGTCAACAACGGTGGAGGCCAGTTCTTGTCGACAGCAGACAGTATTTCACTCAAGGGCTGGAATGCAGTAGTCGAGACTAACCTAACTGGAACATTTCTCATGTGCAGGGAGG CTTACCAGCATTGGATGGAGGAGCACGGTGGAGCCATTGTGAACATAGTAATGGAAAACTCTCGCGGATTTCCGTTGGCAGC GCACTCGGGAGCAGCCAGAGCTGGTGTGGAGAACCTAACCCGTTCATTGTCAATTGAATGGGCTGCAAGTGGAGTCAGAGTGAATGCAGTTATGCCG GGTACTATTTATTCAGAGTCTGCCGCCAAGAATTACCAGGGTGACTTGTTCAAACTAATAAGGCCGAGACTTCCTGCCAAACGACCTGGTACCCCTCAAGAG GTATCGTCAGCAGTTTGCTTTCTGCTGTCACCAGGAGCAACCTACGTGTCTGGAGCTACACTAAATGTGGATGCAGCTGGCCAGTTTTATCCGGCTGTCACACTAGAAATACCAG AGCATGACCGATGGCCCAGGCACGACAGCTGTTCTGGGGATGAGACAAAAGTGCCACCAGAGCAGTAG